A region from the Lycium barbarum isolate Lr01 chromosome 8, ASM1917538v2, whole genome shotgun sequence genome encodes:
- the LOC132606419 gene encoding uncharacterized protein LOC132606419, with protein MAKCLSFTASRDRFYRYFFSFSGLRSVTTDLEDGSTMHCWIPKVHEQTKPNLFLVHGFGANAMWQYSDLLRHFTPHFNVYLPDLLFFGESATTRPERTESFQAKCVKKLMEVHGVLRTSLVGISYGGFVGYSLAAQYPEAVERLVLCCAGVCLEEKDMKDGLFQVSDLDEAASILLPQTPEKLRELMRFSFFKPVKVMPSYFLSDFIDVMCTDYVNEKRELIQNLLKDRRLSNLPKISQSTLIIWGEQDRIFPLELGYRLQRHIEGNAQLVVIRNAGHAVNLEKPKEFAKQLKAFLVDNC; from the exons ATGGCCAAATGCCTTAGCTTCACAGCATCAAGAGATCGTTTCTACCGATACTTTTTCTCCTTTTCTGGGCTACGTTCTGTAACAACAGATCTTGAAGATGGAAGCACCATGCATTGTTGGATACCTAAAGTTCATGAACAAACAAAACCTAACCTCTTTCTTGTGCATGGATTTGGTGCCAATGCAATGTGGCAATATAGTGATCTCCTAAGACATTTTACTCCCCATTTTAATGTCTACCTTCCTGATCTCCTCTTCTTCGGTGAGTCCGCCACGACGCGCCCGGAGAGGACCGAGAGTTTTCAG GCGAAATGTGTCAAGAAGTTGATGGAGGTGCACGGTGTGCTTAGGACGAGCCTTGTGGGGATTAGTTATGGAGGGTTTGTTGGTTATAGCCTTGCAGCTCAATATCCTGAGGCAGTGGAAAGGTTGGTGTTGTGTTGTGCAGGTGTTTGCTTAGAGGAGAAAGATATGAAAGATGGCTTGTTTCAGGTCTCTGATTTGGATGAAGCTGCTAGCATTTTATTGCCACAGACACCTGAAAAGCTAAGGGAATTGATGCGTTTCTCGTTTTTTAAGCCTGTCAAAGTGATGCCCTCCTACTTCCTTTCGGATTTTATTGAC GTGATGTGCACCGATTATGTGAACGAGAAAAGAGAACTCATCCAAAATTTACTCAAAGATAGACGACTTTCTAATCTTCCTAAGATTTCCCAG TCCACATTAATTATTTGGGGAGAACAAGACAGGATATTCCCATTAGAACTGGGGTATAGACTGCAGAG GCATATTGAAGGGAATGCTCAGTTAGTAGTTATCAGAAATGCGGGACATGCAGTCAACTTGGAGAAACCAAAGGAGTTTGCTAAACAGTTGAAGGCATTTCTTGTTGATAATTGTTAA
- the LOC132606418 gene encoding lysine-specific histone demethylase 1 homolog 1 — protein METSTGHPPETSHNVHNDNPTPPQTTSEPADSILPQLPEPKTTPPPQPKKRRRRKRFFTDLIPTSVSAAAASGLRVLRPNPKPSTAAAAYSYSETELAAAANVNDLNPNYNRRKRMSDLAKEVDVEALIAISVGFPVDSLTEEEIEANVVSQIGGVEQSNYIVVRNHILARWRSNVTVWLTKDHVLESIRAEHKNLVNSAYAFLLQHGYINFGVAKGIKEVKFKGFDGVVSKGNVIVIGAGLSGLVAARQLISLGIKVVVLEGRGRPGGRVRSKKMTGGQNGVVNVVAAADLGGSVLTGINGNPLGVLARQLGVPLHKVRDICPLYLPNGRTVNPDIDSKVEASFNKLLDRVCKLRQAMLVEVKSVDVSLGTALEAFRHVYRVAEDPQEQMLLDWHLANLEYANASLMSNLSMAFWDQDDPYEMGGDHCFIPGGNERLIRALAEDIPIFYDRTVESVRYGTDGVLVYAAGGQEYHGDMVLCTVPLGVLKKGNIEFVPELPQRKKDAIERLGFGLLNKVAILFPYDFWGGEIDTFGHLTEDPNMRGEFFLFYSYSSVSGGPLLIALVAGEAAVKFEKMSPLESVVRVLEILKGIFSPKGIAVPDPLQAVCTRWGQDQFSYGSYSYVAIGASGDDYDILAESVGDRLFFAGEATNKQYPATMHGAFLSGMREAAHILRVADRRSSISPAEKSNISGQENVGVVDKLFEAPDLKFGNFSVLYYPMSTDLESNCLIRVELQGGKSLHLYSLISRRLVLELSKLEGDLSRIEMLTRDFGVKLVGWNNLSAAAGSLINSIESARSV, from the coding sequence ATGGAAACATCCACCGGACATCCACCGGAAACATCCCACAATGTTCACAATGACAATCCTACCCCTCCTCAAACCACATCCGAACCTGCCGACTCTATCCTTCCACAACTTCCGGAACCTAAAACCACCCCACCACCCCAACCAAAAAAACGACGTCGTAGAAAGCGTTTCTTCACAGACCTAATCCCAACCTCCGTCTCCGCCGCCGCCGCTTCCGGCCTACGTGTACTCCGCCCTAACCCTAAACCCTCCACCGCCGCCGCTGCGTATTCCTACTCCGAAACAGAACTCGCCGCCGCCGCCAATGTAAACGACCTAAACCCTAATTACAATCGCCGTAAAAGAATGTCTGATCTAGCTAAAGAAGTAGACGTTGAAGCCTTAATTGCAATCTCCGTTGGCTTCCCTGTTGATTCATTAACTGAAGAAGAAATTGAAGCTAATGTAGTTTCACAAATTGGCGGTGTTGAGCAGTCGAATTATATCGTTGTAAGAAACCATATTTTGGCGCGTTGGAGGTCTAATGTTACTGTTTGGTTGACGAAAGATCATGTTTTGGAGTCTATTAGAGCTGAACATAAGAATCTTGTGAATTCAGCTTATGCGTTTTTGTTACAACATGGGTATATTAATTTTGGGGTTGCTAAAGGGATAAAAGAAGTGAAATTTAAGGGATTTGATGGGGTTGTTTCGAAAGGGAATGTGATTGTAATTGGGGCGGGGTTATCGGGTTTAGTTGCTGCGAGGCAGTTGATATCGTTGGGGATTAAGGTTGTCGTTCTTGAAGGAAGGGGGAGGCCCGGTGGGAGAGTGAGATCGAAGAAAATGACAGGTGGACAAAACGGGGTTGTTAACGTTGTTGCTGCAGCTGATTTAGGTGGAAGTGTGTTAACGGGGATAAATGGGAATCCGTTGGGTGTTCTAGCGAGGCAGTTGGGGGTCCCGCTTCATAAGGTGAGGGATATATGTCCGTTGTATTTGCCGAATGGGAGGACTGTGAATCCGGATATTGATTCGAAAGTTGAAGCTTCGTTTAATAAGTTATTAGATAGGGTGTGTAAACTTAGACAGGCGATGTTGGTTGAGGTTAAGAGTGTTGATGTTTCGTTAGGTACCGCGTTAGAGGCGTTTAGGCATGTGTATAGAGTGGCTGAGGATCCACAAGAGCAAATGCTTCTTGATTGGCATTTGGCTAATTTGGAGTATGCTAATGCTTCGTTAATGTCAAATTTGTCTATGGCGTTTTGGGACCAGGATGATCCTTATGAAATGGGGGGTGATCATTGTTTTATTCCCGGAGGAAATGAGAGGTTAATTCGGGCTTTAGCAGAGGACATTCCTATTTTCTATGATAGGACGGTTGAAAGTGTAAGATATGGTACTGACGGGGTTTTAGTGTATGCTGCTGGTGGGCAGGAATATCATGGGGATATGGTTCTTTGCACGGTTCCCTTGGGAGTACTGAAGAAGGGTAACATTGAGTTTGTACCAGAGCTTCCTCAACGCAAGAAAGACGCAATTGAGAGATTAGGATTTGGGTTGTTGAACAAGGTTGCAATTCTGTTTCCATATGACTTTTGGGGCGGGGAGATTGATACTTTTGGGCACTTGACTGAGGACCCGAATATGAGGGGTGAGTTTTTTCTGTTCTATAGTTATTCTTCGGTTTCAGGTGGACCACTTCTTATTGCACTTGTAGCAGGAGAAGCAGCAGTAAAATTTGAAAAGATGTCTCCTCTTGAATCTGTTGTGAGGGTTCTTGAAATTCTCAAGGGCATATTCAGCCCGAAAGGAATTGCTGTTCCAGATCCACTTCAAGCAGTTTGTACGCGTTGGGGACAGGATCAGTTCAGTTACGGATCTTATTCTTATGTTGCAATTGGAGCCTCAGGGGATGACTACGATATCCTTGCCGAGAGTGTTGGAGACCGACTTTTCTTTGCAGGTGAAGCAACTAATAAACAGTATCCTGCAACTATGCACGGGGCTTTTCTTAGTGGGATGAGAGAGGCTGCTCACATACTGAGAGTTGCTGATAGGAGATCATCGATATCTCCAGCTGAGAAATCAAATATTTCCGGTCAAGAAAACGTTGGTGTTGTTGATAAGTTATTCGAGGCTCCAGACCTTAAATTTGGAAATTTCTCTGTGTTGTATTATCCTATGTCAACTGACCTGGAGTCTAATTGCTTAATACGAGTTGAATTGCAAGGGGGGAAATCTTTACATTTATACAGCTTGATCTCCCGAAGACTAGTACTGGAGCTAAGCAAATTAGAAGGGGATCTGAGCAGGATAGAAATGTTAACACGTGACTTTGGGGTGAAATTGGTTGGTTGGAATAATTTATCCGCTGCTGCAGGATCGCTAATCAACTCCATTGAATCAGCTAGATCAGTTTGA